One window of Catonella massiliensis genomic DNA carries:
- a CDS encoding ABC transporter ATP-binding protein translates to MSLLELKDVYKIYGDLHALDNVNFKVEKGEWVSIMGPSGSGKSTMMNIIGCMDKPTKGSVLLDGVDIAKESAKNLTNIRRDKIGLIFQQFHLVNYLTALENVMLAQYYHSITDEKEAMEALDRVGLADRAKHLPSQLSGGEQQRVCVARALINQPEIILADEPTGNLDDANEEVVVELFRKLHSEGTTLIVVTHDIEVAEVAQRMIVLRNGKISKESVNSNFTGHIRFHE, encoded by the coding sequence ATGAGCTTGTTAGAGTTGAAAGATGTATACAAAATATATGGTGACCTTCACGCCCTTGACAATGTTAACTTCAAGGTGGAAAAGGGCGAGTGGGTGTCTATAATGGGGCCTTCAGGCTCAGGTAAGAGTACTATGATGAATATAATAGGCTGTATGGATAAGCCTACCAAGGGTTCAGTCCTCTTAGACGGAGTAGATATAGCAAAGGAAAGTGCAAAGAACCTTACTAATATCCGTAGAGATAAGATAGGACTAATCTTCCAGCAGTTCCATCTTGTAAACTATCTTACAGCCCTTGAAAATGTTATGCTTGCACAGTATTATCACAGCATTACAGATGAAAAAGAGGCTATGGAAGCTCTTGACAGGGTGGGTCTTGCAGACAGGGCTAAGCACCTTCCAAGCCAGCTCTCAGGTGGAGAGCAGCAGAGAGTATGCGTAGCAAGAGCTCTTATCAACCAGCCGGAAATCATCCTTGCAGATGAGCCTACAGGTAACCTTGATGATGCCAACGAAGAGGTGGTAGTAGAACTCTTTAGGAAGCTCCACAGCGAAGGCACCACCCTCATTGTGGTTACTCACGACATTGAGGTAGCTGAGGTCGCTCAGAGGATGATAGTGCTTCGTAACGGCAAGATATCAAAGGAAAGTGTAAACAGTAACTTTACAGGACATATAAGGTTTCATGAGTAA
- a CDS encoding FMN-binding protein, producing the protein MKKYMRIVSFASIVAMLTACGGSVKLADGSYEGTSSVYTNPDGSDAGNGYGVVKITVKDNAITECSFTTYEPDGTEKGADYGKKQGSVANRDFYNKAQKAVKACDEYAKLLVQSGNPDDIDAISGATINHDQFVEAAKIALDSAKAK; encoded by the coding sequence ATGAAAAAGTATATGAGAATTGTGAGCTTTGCGTCTATAGTCGCTATGCTTACTGCCTGTGGCGGCAGTGTGAAGCTTGCTGATGGAAGCTACGAGGGAACCAGCTCAGTTTATACTAATCCTGATGGCTCAGATGCAGGAAATGGCTATGGCGTGGTTAAGATTACCGTAAAGGATAATGCAATTACCGAGTGCAGCTTTACGACCTACGAGCCTGACGGCACTGAGAAGGGTGCTGACTACGGTAAGAAGCAGGGAAGCGTAGCAAATAGAGATTTCTACAACAAGGCGCAGAAGGCTGTTAAGGCTTGCGATGAGTATGCAAAGCTCCTTGTTCAGAGCGGCAATCCTGATGATATTGATGCGATATCAGGTGCAACCATAAATCATGACCAGTTTGTTGAGGCAGCAAAGATAGCTCTTGACTCAGCAAAAGCAAAATAA
- a CDS encoding pilus assembly protein PilX encodes MRKWNTIISLILIILFLIHAVAGSFQLMKIIPGGNVLMKTLSYILMAFLIAHIVIGTKLTIDSLIAGKKSGKFYLRENAVFWIRRITGFAMILLIACHIILFSSKKDVFRLKEFNEIQLIFSILLVLTLVVHILSNIRPLLISFGIAGFRAYVKDILLVLAFILLMSTVAFVIYFLRWNVMWRY; translated from the coding sequence ATGAGAAAGTGGAATACTATTATCAGCCTTATTTTAATAATACTGTTTTTGATTCATGCTGTGGCAGGCTCATTTCAGCTTATGAAGATAATACCCGGCGGTAATGTCTTGATGAAAACTCTCTCCTATATTTTAATGGCGTTTTTGATAGCCCATATAGTGATAGGAACCAAGCTTACCATAGATTCGCTCATTGCAGGTAAAAAGAGCGGAAAGTTTTACCTTAGGGAGAATGCGGTATTTTGGATAAGAAGGATAACAGGCTTTGCTATGATTCTCCTTATTGCCTGCCACATAATCCTATTCTCAAGTAAGAAAGATGTATTTAGGCTGAAAGAATTTAACGAAATTCAACTCATTTTTTCTATTCTTCTTGTTCTTACACTCGTGGTACATATACTATCCAATATAAGGCCTTTGCTCATTAGCTTCGGTATAGCGGGCTTTAGAGCCTATGTCAAAGACATACTGCTTGTGCTTGCGTTTATTCTTCTTATGTCAACAGTAGCTTTTGTGATTTATTTCCTTAGATGGAATGTAATGTGGAGGTACTAA
- a CDS encoding FAD-binding protein, protein MVNIIGAGLAGLSAAITLAEKGISCNLVSNYPSERAQSVMAEGGINGALDTMGEGDNVENHFADTMKAGGDIADEAAVRGLTNAAPDIIRYLASLGVPFNLKDNLIQLRNFGGQKKKRTAYAKSSTGKVLMTALIDEVRKYEAIGLIKRYSHHEFLELRLDNDGGVCKGVEIRDNYTGRVYYLRGSVILATGGFAGIFRGVTTGTTANTGDVTAKVFSQGVRLSNLEMIQYHPTTIEIADKVCLVSEAARGEGGRLFVYKDNEKYYFMEERYPELKNLMPRDVVSREMYFVSRENKGAQVYLDMTELKEEVWEERLPDLREEIIHYLSIDPKNEPIPVRPGIHYFMGGIDVDIDHKTNIVNLYAAGEACSAYHGANRLGGNSLLGAIYGGRKAGQSVIKDSNSAGTVDADYDIKDITTDVEYKESEFENARDSFIIELRDILLSALGIVRNEALLNEGLTAIAKLSNRQLNEREKDRLSLAKALILSALYRKESRGANYREDYPDRSDEYKGLTKAHISGENINIELWRTNGSNN, encoded by the coding sequence GTGGTAAATATAATAGGAGCCGGGCTTGCAGGGCTCTCTGCAGCAATTACCCTTGCTGAAAAAGGAATAAGCTGTAACCTCGTTTCTAACTATCCATCTGAGAGGGCTCAGTCGGTTATGGCAGAGGGTGGCATAAACGGAGCCTTAGATACTATGGGAGAGGGAGATAACGTAGAGAATCATTTTGCAGATACAATGAAGGCGGGAGGAGACATAGCTGATGAGGCCGCAGTTCGTGGACTAACGAATGCCGCTCCCGATATAATCAGGTATCTTGCAAGTCTAGGTGTGCCATTTAACCTAAAAGACAATCTTATACAGCTAAGAAACTTTGGAGGACAGAAGAAGAAAAGAACAGCCTATGCAAAAAGCAGTACAGGCAAGGTTCTTATGACTGCCCTGATAGATGAAGTAAGGAAGTATGAGGCCATAGGACTTATAAAAAGGTATAGCCATCACGAGTTCTTAGAGCTTAGGCTTGATAATGATGGAGGGGTCTGTAAGGGAGTAGAAATAAGGGATAATTACACTGGCAGGGTGTATTATCTAAGAGGAAGCGTAATCCTTGCAACTGGGGGGTTCGCAGGTATATTTAGGGGAGTTACCACAGGTACAACTGCCAACACTGGAGATGTGACTGCCAAGGTATTTTCCCAAGGGGTCAGGCTTAGCAATCTTGAGATGATACAGTATCATCCTACAACTATAGAAATAGCCGACAAGGTCTGTCTTGTGTCCGAGGCTGCGAGGGGAGAAGGCGGACGTCTTTTCGTTTATAAGGATAATGAAAAATACTACTTTATGGAGGAGAGGTATCCAGAGCTTAAGAACCTTATGCCAAGAGATGTGGTTTCAAGGGAAATGTATTTTGTAAGCAGGGAAAATAAAGGTGCTCAGGTCTATCTTGATATGACCGAACTTAAAGAGGAAGTCTGGGAGGAGAGACTGCCGGATCTAAGAGAAGAGATTATCCACTACCTAAGTATAGATCCTAAAAATGAGCCTATCCCTGTAAGGCCAGGCATCCACTACTTTATGGGTGGAATAGATGTAGACATAGACCACAAGACCAATATAGTAAACCTCTATGCGGCAGGAGAGGCCTGCTCGGCCTATCACGGGGCGAACAGACTTGGAGGCAATTCCCTTCTAGGTGCAATATACGGAGGAAGGAAGGCAGGTCAGAGTGTGATAAAAGACTCTAATTCTGCAGGTACAGTGGATGCAGACTATGACATTAAAGATATTACTACGGATGTAGAATATAAAGAGAGTGAATTTGAAAATGCAAGAGATAGCTTTATAATAGAGCTAAGAGATATTTTACTCTCTGCACTAGGGATAGTGAGAAATGAAGCACTGCTTAATGAGGGACTTACTGCAATCGCCAAGCTATCTAACAGGCAGTTAAATGAAAGGGAAAAAGACAGGCTTAGCCTTGCAAAGGCACTCATACTAAGTGCGCTGTACAGGAAAGAAAGCAGGGGAGCAAACTATAGGGAAGACTACCCCGATAGAAGTGATGAGTATAAGGGCTTAACTAAGGCTCATATAAGCGGGGAAAATATAAACATAGAATTATGGAGAACCAATGGAAGTAATAATTGA